In a single window of the Thermus amyloliquefaciens genome:
- the rplA gene encoding 50S ribosomal protein L1, translating into MPKHGKRYRALLEKVDPTRIYTIDEAARLVKELATAKFDETVEVHAKLGIDPRKSDQNVRGTVSLPHGLGKQVRVLAIAKGEKIKEAEEAGADYVGGEEIIQKILDGWMDFDAVVATPDVMGAVGSKLGRILGPRGLLPNPKAGTVGFNIGEIIKEIKAGRIEFRNDKTGAIHAPVGKASFPEEKIAENIRAFIRALEASKPEAAKGTFLRSVYVTSTMGPSIRINPHS; encoded by the coding sequence ATGCCTAAGCACGGCAAGCGCTACCGGGCCCTTTTGGAAAAGGTGGACCCCACCCGGATCTACACCATCGATGAAGCCGCCCGGCTCGTCAAGGAGCTGGCCACGGCCAAGTTTGACGAGACCGTGGAGGTCCACGCCAAGTTGGGCATCGATCCCCGCAAGTCGGACCAGAACGTGCGCGGCACGGTCTCCCTCCCCCACGGCCTGGGCAAGCAGGTGCGGGTCCTGGCCATCGCCAAGGGGGAGAAGATCAAGGAGGCCGAGGAGGCCGGGGCCGACTACGTGGGCGGGGAGGAGATCATCCAGAAGATTCTGGACGGCTGGATGGACTTTGATGCGGTGGTGGCTACCCCGGACGTGATGGGGGCGGTGGGCTCCAAGCTGGGCCGCATCCTGGGGCCCCGGGGCCTCCTCCCCAACCCCAAGGCCGGCACCGTGGGCTTCAACATCGGGGAGATCATCAAGGAGATCAAGGCGGGCCGCATCGAGTTCCGCAACGACAAGACCGGGGCTATCCACGCCCCCGTGGGCAAGGCGAGCTTCCCGGAAGAGAAGATCGCCGAGAACATCCGGGCCTTCATCCGGGCCCTCGAGGCCAGCAAGCCCGAGGCGGCCAAGGGCACCTTCCTGCGCTCCGTCTACGTGACCAGCACCATGGGGCCCAGCATCCGCATCAACCCCCACTCCTAA
- the pgeF gene encoding peptidoglycan editing factor PgeF: MLPLLTTPLPVPHGFTTRLGGISEGPFASLNLSAATGDDPERVAENQRRVLSLFGHPPVAGLRQVHGTEVHLVEGPGVWEGDGLLTQTPGLLLRVGVADCYPLLLYHPAGAVAALHAGWRGVVGGILPKALALLEGLGLDPKEAHLAIGPGIGGGCYQVGEEVAEVFQQAGLPTFTPDPKAPGKYLLDLEKALLLQAKRAGLKEERIYRVGLCTHCEPTLFSHRRDQGKTGRMWGLVMLPR, translated from the coding sequence ATGCTCCCCCTCCTCACCACCCCGCTACCGGTACCCCATGGCTTCACCACCCGCCTGGGCGGGATTTCGGAAGGCCCCTTCGCAAGCCTCAACCTCTCCGCGGCCACCGGGGACGACCCCGAAAGGGTGGCCGAGAACCAGAGGCGGGTCCTGTCCCTCTTCGGCCACCCACCGGTGGCCGGGCTTAGGCAGGTGCACGGAACGGAGGTCCACCTGGTGGAAGGCCCTGGGGTTTGGGAAGGGGATGGCCTCCTCACCCAGACCCCCGGCCTCCTCCTGCGGGTGGGGGTGGCGGACTGCTACCCCCTTTTGCTGTACCACCCGGCAGGGGCGGTGGCGGCCCTGCATGCCGGCTGGCGGGGGGTGGTGGGGGGCATCCTGCCCAAAGCCCTGGCCCTCCTGGAGGGCCTGGGCCTGGACCCAAAGGAAGCCCACCTGGCCATCGGTCCGGGCATCGGAGGGGGGTGCTACCAGGTGGGGGAGGAGGTGGCAGAGGTCTTCCAACAGGCCGGCCTGCCCACCTTCACCCCCGATCCCAAGGCCCCTGGCAAGTACCTTCTGGACCTGGAGAAGGCCCTTCTCCTTCAGGCCAAGCGGGCGGGGCTGAAGGAAGAGCGCATCTACCGGGTGGGCCTATGCACCCACTGCGAACCCACCCTCTTCTCCCACCGCCGGGACCAGGGAAAGACGGGGCGGATGTGGGGGTTGGTGATGCTCCCCCGTTAA
- a CDS encoding MBL fold metallo-hydrolase, with the protein MRIVPFGAAREVTGSCHLLLAEGRRILLDCGMFQGQGEERNHAPFGFDPKAVDAVVLTHAHLDHVGRLPKLFREGYRGPVYATQATLSLMRIVLEDALKVMEPPFFQEGDVEAVFRHTRPLEYGEWLRLGDLTLAFGQAGHLPGSAFVVAQGEGKTLVYSGDLGNRQKTVLPDPSPPPKADLVLCEGTYGDRPHRSFAATVEEFLAILEGTLGQGGKVFIPSFAVERAQEILFLLHENGHRLPEAPIYLDSPMAEEVLDLYPRLVRYFSEEVRAHFLAGRNPFRPRGLRVVETREESKALNREPGPMVIIAGSGMLTGGRILHHLKHGLSDPKNALVFVGYQPRGGLGAEILQRPERIRILGQEVPLRASVHTLGGFSGHAGQDELLEWLQDQSRVALVHGEEEKLRELQGLLSQRGQAAHLAAFGEAMEV; encoded by the coding sequence ATGCGCATCGTACCTTTTGGGGCCGCACGGGAGGTCACGGGAAGCTGCCACCTCCTCTTGGCCGAGGGCAGGCGGATCCTCCTGGACTGCGGCATGTTCCAGGGGCAGGGGGAAGAGAGGAACCACGCCCCTTTTGGCTTTGACCCCAAGGCGGTGGACGCGGTGGTCCTCACCCATGCCCACCTGGACCACGTGGGCCGTCTACCCAAGCTCTTCCGCGAGGGCTACCGGGGGCCGGTCTACGCCACCCAGGCCACCCTTTCGCTGATGCGGATCGTCCTCGAGGACGCCTTGAAGGTCATGGAGCCGCCCTTCTTCCAGGAGGGGGACGTGGAAGCGGTCTTCCGCCACACCCGCCCCCTGGAGTACGGGGAGTGGCTCCGCCTGGGGGATTTGACCCTGGCCTTTGGCCAGGCGGGGCACCTTCCGGGAAGCGCCTTCGTGGTGGCCCAGGGGGAAGGGAAGACCCTGGTCTACAGCGGGGACCTGGGCAACCGGCAAAAGACCGTTCTCCCCGACCCCTCCCCACCCCCCAAGGCGGACCTGGTCCTCTGCGAGGGCACCTATGGGGACCGGCCCCACCGCTCCTTCGCCGCCACGGTGGAGGAGTTTTTGGCGATTTTAGAAGGCACCCTGGGCCAAGGGGGCAAGGTCTTCATCCCCTCCTTTGCCGTGGAGCGCGCCCAGGAGATCCTATTCCTCCTCCATGAGAACGGCCACCGCCTGCCCGAGGCCCCCATCTACCTGGACTCCCCCATGGCCGAGGAGGTCCTGGACCTCTACCCCAGGCTGGTGCGCTACTTCAGCGAGGAGGTGCGGGCCCACTTCCTGGCGGGGAGGAACCCCTTCCGCCCCCGGGGGCTCCGGGTGGTGGAAACCAGGGAGGAGTCCAAGGCCTTGAACCGCGAGCCCGGCCCCATGGTCATCATCGCAGGAAGCGGCATGCTCACCGGGGGGCGGATCCTCCACCACCTGAAGCACGGCCTTTCCGATCCGAAAAACGCCCTGGTCTTTGTGGGCTACCAGCCTCGAGGCGGCCTGGGCGCCGAGATCCTCCAAAGGCCCGAGCGCATCCGGATCCTGGGGCAGGAGGTGCCCCTAAGGGCCAGCGTCCACACCCTGGGCGGCTTCTCCGGGCACGCGGGGCAGGACGAGCTTCTGGAATGGCTTCAGGATCAGTCCCGGGTGGCCCTGGTGCACGGGGAGGAGGAGAAGCTTCGCGAGCTTCAGGGGCTTCTGAGCCAGCGGGGCCAGGCCGCCCACCTGGCCGCCTTCGGAGAGGCCATGGAGGTCTAA
- the rplK gene encoding 50S ribosomal protein L11, translated as MKKVVAVVKLQLPAGKATPAPPVGPALGQHGANIMEFVKAFNAATANMGDAIVPVEITIYADRSFTFITKTPPASYLIRKAAGLEKGAQKPGREKVGRITWQQVLEIAKQKMPDMNTTDLEAAARMIAGSARSMGVEVVGAPEVKDA; from the coding sequence ATGAAGAAAGTCGTTGCTGTGGTGAAGCTTCAGTTGCCGGCTGGCAAGGCCACGCCAGCACCCCCGGTGGGCCCGGCCTTGGGCCAACACGGGGCCAACATCATGGAGTTCGTGAAGGCCTTCAATGCGGCCACCGCCAACATGGGCGACGCCATCGTCCCCGTGGAGATCACCATCTACGCCGACCGTTCCTTCACCTTCATCACCAAGACCCCGCCCGCCAGCTACCTGATCCGCAAGGCGGCGGGGCTGGAGAAGGGGGCCCAGAAGCCCGGTCGGGAAAAGGTGGGCCGCATCACCTGGCAGCAGGTTCTGGAGATCGCCAAGCAGAAGATGCCCGACATGAACACCACCGACCTCGAGGCCGCTGCCCGCATGATCGCAGGCTCAGCCCGCTCCATGGGGGTGGAGGTGGTGGGCGCGCCGGAGGTGAAGGATGCCTAA
- the nusG gene encoding transcription termination/antitermination protein NusG produces the protein MSIEWYAVHTYVGQEEKAKANLEKRVKAFGMEDKIFQVLIPTEEVVELREGGKKEVVKKKLFPGYLFVQMDLGDEEEPNEAWEVVRGTPGITGFVGAGHKPVPLSPDEVRHILEVSGLLGRKEAPKAQVAFREGDQVRVVSGPFADFTGTVTEINPEKGKVKVMVTIFGRETPVELDFSQVVKA, from the coding sequence ATGAGCATTGAATGGTACGCGGTCCACACCTACGTGGGGCAGGAGGAGAAGGCCAAGGCCAACCTGGAGAAGCGGGTTAAGGCCTTCGGCATGGAGGATAAGATCTTCCAGGTGCTCATTCCCACGGAGGAGGTGGTGGAACTCCGCGAGGGGGGCAAGAAGGAGGTCGTCAAGAAGAAGCTCTTCCCCGGCTATCTTTTTGTGCAGATGGACCTGGGGGATGAGGAGGAACCCAACGAGGCCTGGGAGGTGGTGCGGGGTACCCCGGGCATCACCGGCTTCGTGGGGGCAGGGCATAAGCCGGTGCCCCTTTCCCCCGACGAGGTGCGGCACATCCTGGAGGTGTCGGGGCTTTTGGGGAGGAAGGAGGCCCCCAAGGCCCAGGTGGCCTTTCGGGAGGGGGATCAGGTCCGGGTGGTTTCCGGCCCCTTTGCGGACTTTACCGGCACCGTGACCGAGATCAACCCGGAAAAGGGCAAGGTCAAGGTCATGGTCACCATCTTCGGGCGCGAGACCCCGGTGGAGCTGGATTTCTCCCAGGTGGTCAAGGCTTAG
- a CDS encoding histidinol-phosphatase HisJ family protein: MLDSHVHTPLCGHAQGTPGEYLFHAQKAGLKGLVFTDHSPMPPWYDPQSRMRLEALPFYLLALERVREEHPDLYVGIGLEADFHQGTEEFVQTLLRGYPFDYVIGSVHYLGAWPLDHPDHQEEYTWRELKGIFQAYFQEVEKAARSGLFHAIGHLDLPKKFGHRLPEEALVELAEPALRAVAEEGLCLDVNTAGLRNPAKEIYPAPALLRRARELGIGVVLGSDAHQPHQVGYAFREAVDLLLELGYREAHYFRGGKAQTYPLSRAS, translated from the coding sequence GTGCTGGATAGCCACGTCCACACCCCTCTTTGCGGCCATGCCCAGGGGACCCCAGGGGAGTACCTGTTTCACGCCCAAAAAGCAGGGCTAAAGGGCCTGGTCTTCACCGACCACAGCCCCATGCCCCCCTGGTACGACCCCCAAAGCCGCATGCGCCTCGAGGCCCTCCCCTTCTACCTCCTGGCCCTGGAAAGGGTCCGGGAGGAGCACCCGGACCTCTACGTGGGGATTGGCCTCGAGGCCGACTTCCACCAGGGCACGGAGGAATTCGTGCAGACCCTGCTTCGGGGCTACCCCTTTGACTACGTGATCGGCAGCGTCCACTACCTGGGGGCCTGGCCCCTGGACCATCCCGACCACCAGGAGGAGTACACCTGGCGGGAGCTGAAGGGGATCTTCCAAGCCTACTTTCAAGAGGTGGAAAAAGCGGCGCGAAGCGGTCTCTTCCACGCCATCGGCCACCTGGACCTCCCCAAAAAGTTCGGCCACCGCCTGCCGGAGGAAGCCCTGGTGGAACTGGCCGAACCCGCCCTGAGGGCCGTGGCGGAGGAGGGGCTTTGCCTGGACGTGAACACCGCCGGGCTAAGGAACCCGGCCAAGGAGATCTACCCGGCCCCCGCCCTCCTAAGGCGGGCCCGGGAGCTCGGGATCGGGGTGGTCCTGGGCTCCGATGCCCACCAACCCCACCAGGTGGGGTACGCCTTTAGGGAAGCGGTGGACCTCCTCCTGGAGCTGGGATACCGGGAGGCCCATTACTTCCGAGGAGGAAAAGCGCAAACCTATCCCCTGTCCAGGGCCTCGTAG
- the tuf gene encoding elongation factor Tu, which yields MAKGEFIRTKPHVNVGTIGHVDHGKTTLTAALTFVAAAENPNVEVKDYGEIDKAPEERARGITINTAHVEYETAKRHYSHVDCPGHADYIKNMITGAAQMDGAILVVSAADGPMPQTREHILLARQVGVPYIVVFMNKVDMVDDPELLDLVEMEVRDLLNQYEFPGDEVPVIRGSALLALEQMHKNPQTKRGENEWVDKIWELLDAIDEYIPTPVRDVDKPFLMPVEDVFTITGRGTVATGRIERGKVKVGDEVEIVGLAPETRKTVVTGVEMHRKTLQEGIAGDNVGLLLRGVSREEVERGQVLAKPGSITPHTKFEASVYILKKEEGGRHTGFFSGYRPQFYFRTTDVTGVVELPSGVEMVMPGDNVTFTVELIKPVALEEGLRFAIREGGRTVGAGVVTKILE from the coding sequence ATGGCCAAGGGCGAGTTTATCCGTACGAAGCCTCACGTGAACGTGGGGACGATTGGGCACGTGGACCACGGGAAGACGACGTTGACGGCGGCGCTGACGTTTGTAGCGGCGGCGGAGAACCCGAACGTGGAGGTGAAGGACTACGGGGAGATTGACAAGGCGCCGGAGGAGCGTGCGCGGGGGATTACCATCAACACGGCGCACGTGGAGTACGAGACGGCGAAGCGGCACTATTCGCACGTGGACTGCCCGGGTCACGCGGACTACATCAAGAACATGATCACGGGTGCGGCCCAGATGGACGGGGCGATTTTGGTGGTATCGGCGGCGGACGGGCCGATGCCCCAGACGCGGGAGCACATTTTGCTGGCCCGCCAGGTGGGGGTGCCGTACATCGTGGTGTTCATGAACAAGGTGGACATGGTGGACGACCCGGAACTTTTGGACCTGGTGGAGATGGAGGTGCGGGACCTCCTGAACCAGTACGAATTTCCTGGGGACGAGGTTCCGGTGATTCGCGGGAGCGCGCTTTTGGCGCTGGAGCAGATGCACAAGAATCCCCAGACGAAGCGTGGGGAGAACGAGTGGGTGGATAAGATTTGGGAGTTGTTGGACGCCATTGACGAGTACATACCCACGCCGGTGCGGGACGTGGACAAGCCGTTCTTGATGCCGGTGGAGGACGTGTTTACGATCACGGGTCGTGGGACGGTGGCCACGGGTCGTATTGAGCGTGGGAAGGTGAAGGTTGGGGACGAGGTGGAGATTGTGGGTTTGGCTCCTGAGACGCGGAAGACGGTGGTGACGGGTGTGGAGATGCACCGTAAGACGCTGCAGGAGGGGATTGCTGGGGACAACGTAGGTTTGTTGCTCCGGGGTGTAAGCCGGGAGGAAGTGGAGCGGGGCCAGGTGCTGGCGAAGCCCGGGAGCATTACGCCGCACACGAAGTTTGAGGCCTCGGTGTACATCTTGAAGAAGGAGGAGGGGGGCCGGCACACGGGGTTTTTTTCTGGGTACCGTCCGCAGTTTTACTTTCGGACGACGGATGTGACGGGGGTGGTGGAGTTGCCCTCGGGGGTGGAGATGGTGATGCCGGGGGACAACGTGACGTTTACGGTGGAGCTGATCAAGCCGGTGGCGTTGGAGGAGGGATTGCGGTTTGCCATTCGTGAGGGTGGGCGGACCGTGGGCGCCGGCGTGGTCACCAAGATCCTGGAGTAA
- a CDS encoding DUF4395 domain-containing protein, with product MRTDRNQLRFNQVLLTLLLPLAALLDLPLLVYLLFLLMVSQHTPWDLMVALKRVLGLPPRLVEEDPRPHRFARTLGAVFLGLASFCLLLGLKGVGYALALLVALLAFVNLAFGFCLGCFLYLHLRYARALFTGK from the coding sequence ATGAGGACGGACCGGAACCAGCTCCGTTTCAACCAGGTGCTTCTCACCCTCCTTCTGCCCCTGGCGGCGCTTCTGGATCTACCCCTTTTGGTCTATCTCCTTTTCCTCCTCATGGTGAGCCAGCACACCCCTTGGGACCTGATGGTGGCCCTGAAGCGGGTCCTGGGTCTCCCCCCTAGGCTGGTGGAGGAGGACCCCAGGCCCCACCGCTTCGCCCGCACCCTGGGGGCGGTGTTTTTGGGGCTTGCCTCCTTTTGCCTCCTCCTGGGCCTCAAAGGGGTGGGGTACGCCCTGGCCTTGTTGGTGGCCCTTTTGGCCTTCGTCAACCTGGCCTTCGGCTTCTGCCTGGGGTGCTTCCTCTACCTGCACCTGCGCTACGCCCGGGCGCTTTTTACCGGGAAATAG
- a CDS encoding DUF190 domain-containing protein — translation MRLEGEAKLLRIFVGESDRHGGRPLYEAIVLEAKRRGLAGATVFKGFMGFGAHSRIHTAKVLQLSEDLPVMVEIVDTEEKIRAFLPVLDEMVKEGLVTLEKVEVIRYQSR, via the coding sequence ATGAGGCTGGAAGGGGAGGCCAAGCTCCTGCGCATCTTCGTGGGGGAGTCGGACCGGCATGGGGGAAGGCCTCTTTATGAGGCCATCGTCCTCGAGGCCAAGCGCCGGGGACTGGCGGGGGCCACGGTGTTCAAGGGCTTCATGGGCTTTGGCGCCCACTCCCGCATCCACACCGCCAAGGTGCTCCAGCTTTCCGAGGACCTGCCGGTGATGGTGGAGATCGTGGACACCGAGGAGAAGATCCGGGCCTTCCTGCCCGTGCTGGACGAGATGGTCAAGGAGGGCTTGGTCACCTTGGAGAAGGTGGAGGTGATCCGCTACCAGAGCCGGTGA
- the ribH gene encoding 6,7-dimethyl-8-ribityllumazine synthase gives MKPKTLSPILTAKGVRLAIAVGRFNERVTKMLLEGALEAYARLGGDPAEVLVAWVPGSFELPLVAKRLALRPDVDAVVALGAVVRGETPHFEYVAAQAASGLMQAMLQTEKPIVFGVLTTNTPEEAQERAGGKAGNKGAEAVFTAIEMVRLLEAISR, from the coding sequence ATGAAGCCCAAGACCCTCTCCCCCATCCTCACCGCCAAGGGGGTGCGCCTGGCCATCGCCGTGGGCCGGTTCAACGAACGGGTGACCAAGATGCTCCTGGAAGGGGCCCTGGAGGCCTACGCCCGCCTGGGCGGGGACCCCGCCGAGGTGCTGGTGGCCTGGGTGCCCGGCTCCTTTGAGCTTCCCCTGGTGGCCAAGCGCCTGGCCCTGCGCCCCGATGTGGACGCGGTGGTGGCCCTGGGGGCGGTGGTACGGGGGGAAACTCCCCATTTTGAGTACGTGGCCGCCCAGGCCGCCAGCGGCCTCATGCAGGCCATGCTCCAGACGGAAAAACCCATCGTCTTCGGCGTCCTCACCACCAACACCCCGGAGGAGGCCCAGGAAAGGGCCGGGGGCAAGGCGGGGAACAAAGGGGCCGAGGCGGTCTTTACCGCCATCGAGATGGTGCGCCTTCTGGAGGCTATTTCCCGGTAA
- the secE gene encoding preprotein translocase subunit SecE, translating to MFTRIVRYFQEARAELARVTWPTREQIVEGTQAILVFTVVAMVILGFYDLVFRFLIGLVR from the coding sequence ATGTTTACCCGGATTGTTCGCTACTTCCAGGAAGCCCGGGCCGAGCTCGCCCGGGTTACCTGGCCCACGCGGGAGCAGATCGTGGAGGGTACCCAGGCCATCCTGGTCTTCACCGTGGTGGCCATGGTGATCTTGGGATTCTACGATCTTGTCTTCCGGTTCCTGATAGGGCTTGTGCGATGA
- the rpmG gene encoding 50S ribosomal protein L33 yields MASEVRIKILLECTECKRRNYATEKNKRNTTTKLELKKYCPWCDKHTVHKEVKV; encoded by the coding sequence ATGGCCAGCGAAGTCCGCATCAAAATCCTCCTGGAGTGCACCGAATGCAAGCGCCGCAACTACGCCACCGAGAAGAACAAGCGCAACACCACCACCAAGCTGGAGCTGAAGAAGTACTGCCCCTGGTGCGATAAGCACACGGTGCACAAGGAAGTGAAAGTCTGA
- the crcB gene encoding fluoride efflux transporter CrcB translates to MERYLLVALGGALGSLLRYGLGAWVQALTGPSFPYSTLLINALGSLLIGLVIRLSLEGALSGEGRIFLAVGVLGGFTTFSTFSYETLALLQDGEVWRALVYVLASVVLGLFLVLLGYRLGGALVA, encoded by the coding sequence GTGGAGCGGTATCTCCTGGTGGCCTTGGGGGGAGCCTTGGGCTCCCTCTTGCGCTACGGGCTTGGGGCCTGGGTGCAGGCCCTCACCGGGCCCAGCTTTCCCTACAGCACCCTTCTGATCAACGCCCTGGGTAGCCTCCTGATCGGCCTGGTGATCCGTCTTTCCCTGGAGGGGGCCCTTTCCGGGGAGGGGCGGATCTTCCTGGCGGTGGGGGTGCTGGGGGGGTTCACCACCTTCTCCACCTTTAGCTACGAGACCCTGGCCCTCCTCCAGGACGGCGAGGTGTGGCGGGCCTTGGTGTACGTTCTTGCCAGCGTCGTCCTGGGCCTTTTTCTGGTGTTGCTGGGCTACCGCCTGGGTGGGGCCCTGGTAGCCTAG
- the metF gene encoding methylenetetrahydrofolate reductase [NAD(P)H]: MKIRDLLKARKGPLFSFEFFPPKTPEGEEALFRSIRELKGFQPAFVSITYGAMGSTRERSVLWARRILEMDLNALAHLTVAGQSREEVAEVLDRFLEVGVENILALRGDPPQGERVFRPHPEGFRYASELVAFIRERYGEGVSVGGAAYPEGHPESASLEADLLHFKAKVEAGLDFAITQLFFNNAHYFGFLERARRMGIGIPILPGIMPITSYAQLRRFTEVCGASIPGPLLSQLERHQDDPKAVLEIGVEHATRQVAELLRAGVEGVHFYTLNKSPATRMVLERLGLKPRP, encoded by the coding sequence ATGAAAATACGGGACCTCCTTAAGGCGCGCAAGGGGCCCCTTTTCTCCTTTGAGTTCTTCCCCCCCAAGACCCCGGAGGGGGAGGAGGCCCTTTTCCGCTCCATAAGGGAGCTTAAGGGCTTCCAGCCCGCCTTCGTCTCCATCACCTACGGGGCCATGGGGAGCACCAGGGAGCGGAGCGTCCTTTGGGCCAGGCGCATCCTGGAGATGGATCTGAATGCCCTTGCCCACCTCACCGTGGCCGGGCAGAGCCGGGAGGAGGTGGCGGAGGTCCTGGACCGCTTCCTGGAGGTGGGGGTGGAGAACATCCTGGCCCTTCGGGGGGATCCCCCGCAAGGGGAAAGGGTCTTTAGACCCCATCCGGAGGGGTTCCGTTACGCCTCGGAGTTGGTGGCCTTTATCCGGGAGCGGTACGGGGAAGGGGTCTCCGTGGGCGGGGCCGCCTACCCCGAGGGGCATCCGGAAAGCGCGAGCCTCGAGGCCGACCTCCTCCACTTCAAGGCCAAGGTGGAGGCGGGGTTGGACTTCGCCATCACCCAGCTTTTCTTCAACAACGCCCACTATTTTGGCTTCCTGGAAAGGGCGAGGCGCATGGGCATAGGAATCCCCATCCTTCCCGGCATCATGCCCATCACCAGCTACGCCCAGCTTCGCCGCTTCACCGAGGTCTGCGGGGCCAGCATTCCCGGCCCCCTCCTCTCCCAGCTGGAGAGGCACCAGGATGACCCCAAGGCCGTCCTGGAGATCGGGGTGGAGCACGCCACCCGTCAGGTGGCGGAGCTTTTGCGGGCTGGGGTGGAGGGGGTGCACTTTTACACCCTCAACAAAAGCCCCGCCACCCGCATGGTCCTGGAGCGGCTGGGCCTTAAGCCGAGGCCTTAG
- a CDS encoding nicotinamidase, with protein sequence MVEVPEIPKVESLELPAKETALIVVDMQNDFAHPQGALFVPDAPKSVPAIRLLLERARQAGARVVYTQDWHREDDPEFQIWPRHAVAGTWGAEILEELRPEPGDLVVQKVRYDGFYGTSLDHYLHLWGVKNVVVTGTVANICVLHTAGSAALRWYRVVLPEDATSALTPFDLQAALRQITFLYQGKVTRAEGVRFV encoded by the coding sequence ATGGTAGAGGTTCCGGAAATCCCCAAGGTGGAAAGCCTGGAACTCCCCGCCAAGGAGACCGCCCTAATCGTGGTGGACATGCAGAACGACTTCGCCCATCCCCAAGGGGCCCTTTTCGTACCGGACGCCCCCAAAAGCGTCCCCGCCATCCGGCTCCTTCTGGAAAGGGCACGGCAGGCGGGGGCAAGGGTGGTCTACACCCAGGACTGGCACCGGGAGGACGATCCCGAGTTCCAGATCTGGCCCCGGCACGCGGTGGCCGGCACCTGGGGGGCGGAGATCCTGGAGGAGCTCCGCCCCGAACCGGGGGACCTGGTCGTCCAGAAGGTGCGCTACGACGGCTTCTACGGCACCTCCTTGGACCACTACCTGCACCTTTGGGGGGTGAAGAACGTGGTGGTCACGGGCACCGTGGCCAACATCTGCGTCCTGCACACCGCGGGCTCCGCCGCCCTTCGCTGGTACCGGGTGGTCCTTCCCGAGGACGCCACCAGCGCCCTCACCCCCTTTGACCTCCAGGCCGCCCTGCGCCAGATCACCTTCCTCTACCAGGGCAAGGTCACCCGGGCCGAAGGGGTGCGCTTTGTTTGA
- a CDS encoding sulfite oxidase-like oxidoreductase produces MERIPPGQVVTERFPILTYGEEPRVSPEGWRFSLFGLVEAPFTLTYADLLALPQVEVTRDFHCVTRWSRLDVAWRGVRVKDLLWRARPKPQAVAALVHCYGGYTTNLFLEDLLREDVLLAHTLFGKPLPPERGGPVRLLVPHLYAWKSAKWVRGIELLDHLELGFWEKLGYHFRGDPWREERFQEGPIPAASLRFQSRKGGKDDGSGRGSP; encoded by the coding sequence ATGGAGAGGATCCCCCCAGGCCAAGTGGTCACGGAGCGCTTCCCCATCCTCACCTACGGGGAGGAACCCCGGGTTTCCCCCGAGGGGTGGCGGTTTTCCCTCTTCGGCTTGGTGGAGGCGCCCTTCACCCTTACCTACGCCGACCTCCTGGCCCTGCCCCAGGTGGAGGTAACCCGGGACTTCCACTGCGTGACCCGCTGGAGCCGCCTGGACGTGGCCTGGCGGGGGGTGCGGGTGAAGGATCTTTTGTGGAGGGCCAGGCCCAAGCCCCAGGCGGTGGCGGCCCTGGTCCACTGCTACGGGGGTTACACCACCAACCTCTTCCTGGAGGACCTCCTGCGGGAGGACGTGCTCCTGGCCCACACCCTTTTCGGCAAGCCCCTGCCCCCTGAAAGGGGCGGCCCGGTGCGCCTTCTGGTGCCCCACCTCTACGCCTGGAAAAGCGCCAAGTGGGTGAGGGGCATAGAGCTTTTGGACCACCTGGAGCTGGGCTTTTGGGAGAAGTTGGGCTACCACTTCCGGGGCGACCCCTGGCGGGAGGAGCGCTTCCAGGAAGGCCCTATCCCTGCGGCCAGCCTGAGGTTTCAAAGCCGGAAAGGAGGGAAGGATGACGGCTCTGGAAGGGGCTCGCCTTGA